DNA sequence from the Nitrososphaerota archaeon genome:
ATATACTATGTACCGCTAGACAAAAACGGTCACTATTTGGCATATGGCTTCAAAAACGGTAAAGAGGAAACATCCATAGTTGATGCAGTATCGGAGCCGACAAAACTGTACTCTCCAATAGTCAAAATCAAGGAACTACCACCATCACTACGACAGCACTCTGATGAGCAGCTGGAAAAATACGAGCTAATAGAGCTTGAAGACCTAGCAAGCCTTGCAAAAATAAGCCATGGATACGAAGAGGCGCCATTTCCACTGTTTTCATTTCCTCGTTCAGACAAGTGGTTAATTGGTGTATTCATGAATTTTAACGAAGACGGCCCATCGTATTTCTGTCATGTCACACTTGACTCAGAGCCTACTCAGCCGTTTTTGAAATATTCAATGTTCAATGGCAATGCGCCTGTCTTTACCGACAACCTAAATGAGCACGGCTATTCGTACATCAAAATAATAAAGCTAGTTGAAACACACCCACTAATCCATCATGAATAATTTTTCAGAGCAAATCAAAAAGCTAGCTCGACAAAAAAGCCCGCTTATTTTGGCAAATGACTATGACGATCAAAAAAATCTAGAATCTCGAACCCTAAAAAACATCAAAACATTGTCTGATTATCTTTGTGCAATCAAGTTCAACTTTCATGTTTTATTACCATTAGGAGAAAAACAAATAACCAAAATCACAAAAGCGGCGCACCAAAACGGACTACAGGTAATTGCAGACATCAAACTAAATGATATTGGAAATACAAACATGGTTGCCGCCCAAACATTATGGAGTTTGGGCTTTGATTGTATTATAGTAAACCCCATGATGGGCCCAGGAAATCTCCAAAAACTAACTGAATTATCCCACAAGAACAAAAAAGGCATCATTTCATTGTGTCATATGAGCTCCCCTGAAGCCAAGATAACGTACGAGCTAGGCGTAAAACTAGGCTCAAAAAGTACGCAACTCTACAAGCTGTTCCTAGAGTGGGCAACAAAAATGCCCGTAGACGGAATAATCGTGGGCGCAACTTTTCCAGATATCATACAATACTGTAAAAAGCAAAGCCGTGGGAAGCTAAATGTCTTCTCACCGGGGATCGGCACACAAGGTGGAGACATTTCCAGTACAATATCTGCCGGCTCTGATTACCTAATTGTCGGCAGAACAATTCTTGGCTCAGATAATCCGGTACAAACTGCCAAAGAAATGGCAGACTTAGCTTACAAAACCTAGGGATTTCGATTTTTGCAGTAAATTCTTTGCATTCTGGTATGTTGTCTTAGAGTGCGCCAAGTCGTATTCGAGCCAAACATGATCCAAGTGCTCGTGCGATATTGTAACATCGCTTGTCTTTGTTGTACCCAAGAAAAACACCACTTCTTTTTTGACTAGCTTATTATCATACTGGTAGGTGTAGTGGATTTTTTCCTCAAACCCATCGATAAATTCAATGTCGGTAATTCCAGTTTCCTCCCTGGCTTCTCTAATTGCTGCATGCCTTTCATCCTCTCCTTTTTCTATTCTACCCTTGACAAAGTCCCAATGGCCAGAAGGATAGTGTAAAAGCAAAAATAGTTTTTGTTCTCCGTCTTTTCTAAACAAAACAATTCCTGCTGATCTCTCAG
Encoded proteins:
- a CDS encoding orotidine 5'-phosphate decarboxylase; this encodes MNNFSEQIKKLARQKSPLILANDYDDQKNLESRTLKNIKTLSDYLCAIKFNFHVLLPLGEKQITKITKAAHQNGLQVIADIKLNDIGNTNMVAAQTLWSLGFDCIIVNPMMGPGNLQKLTELSHKNKKGIISLCHMSSPEAKITYELGVKLGSKSTQLYKLFLEWATKMPVDGIIVGATFPDIIQYCKKQSRGKLNVFSPGIGTQGGDISSTISAGSDYLIVGRTILGSDNPVQTAKEMADLAYKT
- a CDS encoding NUDIX domain-containing protein, with the translated sequence MQEKSERSAGIVLFRKDGEQKLFLLLHYPSGHWDFVKGRIEKGEDERHAAIREAREETGITDIEFIDGFEEKIHYTYQYDNKLVKKEVVFFLGTTKTSDVTISHEHLDHVWLEYDLAHSKTTYQNAKNLLQKSKSLGFVS